Proteins encoded together in one Roseibacterium elongatum DSM 19469 window:
- a CDS encoding fructose bisphosphate aldolase — MASDAMKEQMKNGQGFIAALDQSGGSTPKALRLYGVEEDAYSSEAEMFDLIHAMRARIATAPAFTGDKVIGAILFEMTMDREIGGKPSATYLWEDRGVVPFLKIDKGLADAADGVRLMNPIPGLDGLLDRAVAAGIFGTKERSVIDAANPKGIAENVAQQFDLAHAVLAKGLMPIIEPEVTISIPDKEAAEEILLAEIQKNLDKLPEGQQVMLKLTLPTKANLYAPLIAHPKVLRVVALSGGYARDEANAKLAENAGMIASFSRALTEGLSAQQSDEAFNAALAEAIDAIHAASIT; from the coding sequence ATGGCCAGCGACGCGATGAAAGAGCAGATGAAAAACGGTCAGGGCTTCATCGCCGCGCTCGACCAGTCGGGCGGGTCCACCCCCAAGGCGCTGCGCCTTTACGGGGTCGAAGAGGACGCCTATTCCTCCGAGGCCGAGATGTTCGACCTGATCCATGCCATGCGCGCCCGCATCGCCACCGCGCCGGCCTTTACCGGCGACAAGGTGATCGGCGCCATCCTGTTCGAAATGACCATGGATCGCGAGATCGGCGGCAAACCCTCGGCCACCTATCTGTGGGAGGACCGCGGCGTCGTCCCCTTCCTCAAGATCGACAAGGGCCTGGCGGACGCGGCCGATGGCGTGCGACTGATGAACCCGATCCCCGGCCTTGACGGCCTGCTCGACCGCGCCGTGGCCGCCGGCATCTTCGGCACCAAGGAACGCTCGGTCATCGACGCGGCCAACCCCAAGGGCATCGCCGAGAACGTCGCCCAGCAGTTCGACCTGGCCCATGCCGTTCTGGCCAAGGGGCTGATGCCCATCATCGAACCCGAGGTGACGATCTCGATCCCCGACAAGGAAGCCGCCGAAGAGATCCTTCTGGCCGAGATCCAGAAGAACCTCGACAAGCTGCCCGAGGGCCAGCAGGTCATGCTGAAACTGACCCTGCCGACCAAGGCGAACCTCTATGCGCCGCTGATCGCGCACCCCAAGGTGCTGCGGGTCGTCGCCCTGTCGGGCGGCTATGCCCGCGACGAGGCGAATGCCAAGCTGGCCGAGAACGCGGGCATGATCGCCAGCTTCAGCCGTGCCCTGACCGAGGGGCTGTCGGCGCAGCAATCGGACGAGGCGTTCAACGCCGCCCTGGCCGAGGCGATCGACGCGATCCACGCCGCCTCGATCACCTGA
- a CDS encoding phosphoglycerate kinase, producing MSWKTLDDMELAGRIVLTRVDINVPVENGEVTDATRIERIVPTVHDILKAGGSPVLLAHFGRPKGKVVPEMSLEPLVPALEKAFGHPVTFVATPTRGALESLPEGAIALLENTRFAPGEEKNDPEMAQVLAGLGDVYCNDAFSAAHRAHASTEGVAHRLPACAGRLMEAELTALEAALGKPRRPVLAVVGGAKVSTKLDLLANLIEKVDMLVIGGGMANTFLAAQGLDVGKSLCEHDLADTAREIMAKAEDTGCEIILPSDVVVAEEFRAHAPNTVVADTAVPADCMILDAGPDSVERILGAIDRAETLIWNGPLGAFEIAPFDAATNAAAAHAAARTEAGELISVAGGGDTVAALNKSGAADRFTYISTAGGAFLEWMEGKTLPGVAALDQA from the coding sequence ATGAGCTGGAAAACCCTCGACGACATGGAATTGGCGGGCCGTATCGTTCTGACCCGTGTGGACATCAACGTGCCGGTCGAGAACGGCGAGGTCACCGACGCCACGCGCATCGAGCGGATCGTGCCCACCGTCCACGACATCCTCAAGGCGGGCGGCAGCCCCGTGCTGCTGGCCCATTTCGGCCGCCCCAAGGGCAAGGTCGTGCCCGAGATGTCGCTGGAACCGCTGGTGCCCGCGCTGGAAAAGGCATTCGGCCATCCCGTCACTTTCGTCGCTACGCCCACGCGCGGCGCGCTGGAAAGCCTGCCCGAAGGGGCCATCGCGCTGCTCGAGAACACCCGCTTTGCGCCCGGTGAGGAAAAGAACGACCCCGAGATGGCGCAAGTCCTCGCCGGTCTGGGCGATGTCTACTGCAACGATGCGTTTTCGGCGGCGCACCGGGCGCATGCCTCGACCGAAGGGGTCGCGCATCGGCTGCCCGCTTGCGCGGGCCGACTGATGGAGGCCGAGTTGACCGCGCTGGAAGCCGCGCTTGGCAAACCCAGGCGCCCGGTTCTGGCCGTGGTGGGCGGGGCCAAGGTCTCGACCAAGCTGGACCTGTTGGCCAACCTGATCGAGAAGGTCGACATGCTGGTGATCGGCGGCGGCATGGCCAACACCTTCCTCGCGGCGCAGGGCCTCGACGTGGGCAAATCGCTGTGTGAACACGACCTTGCCGATACCGCGCGCGAGATCATGGCCAAGGCCGAGGACACGGGATGCGAGATCATCCTGCCCTCCGACGTGGTCGTGGCCGAAGAGTTTCGCGCCCACGCCCCCAACACGGTGGTGGCCGACACCGCCGTGCCCGCCGATTGCATGATCCTGGATGCCGGCCCCGACAGCGTCGAGCGCATTCTGGGCGCCATCGACCGGGCCGAAACGCTCATCTGGAACGGCCCGCTCGGCGCATTCGAGATCGCGCCGTTCGACGCCGCCACCAACGCCGCCGCCGCCCATGCCGCCGCCCGAACCGAGGCGGGCGAGCTGATCTCGGTCGCCGGCGGGGGCGACACGGTCGCCGCGCTGAACAAGTCGGGCGCGGCGGATCGGTTCACCTACATCTCGACCGCCGGCGGGGCCTTTCTGGAATGGATGGAGGGCAAGACCCTGCCGGGCGTCGCTGCGCTGGACCAAGCTTAA
- the gap gene encoding type I glyceraldehyde-3-phosphate dehydrogenase, with protein sequence MAVKVAINGFGRIGRNVLRAIIESGRTDIEVVAINDLGPVETNAHLLRFDSVHGRFPAEVTTTETSIDVGRGPIAVTAIRNPADLPWADVDIVLECTGIFKGDKAKVHLENGASRVLVSAPSDGADKTIVYGVNHDTLTGDDLHVSNASCTTNCLAPVAHVLHNAIGIKRGFMTTIHSYTGDQPTLDTMHKDLYRARAAAMSMIPTSTGAARAVGLVLPELDGKLDGVAIRVPTPNVSVVDLTFEAARDTSAEEINRAIHAAAEGPLKGILGVTDMKLVSMDFNHDPHSSIFATDQTKVMDGNMCRILTWYDNEWGFSNRMADTAVEMGKYL encoded by the coding sequence ATGGCAGTCAAAGTGGCCATCAACGGCTTCGGACGCATTGGACGCAATGTCCTCAGGGCGATCATCGAATCGGGGCGCACCGATATCGAGGTGGTGGCGATCAACGACCTGGGCCCGGTCGAGACCAACGCCCACCTGCTGCGCTTCGACAGCGTGCATGGCCGGTTCCCGGCCGAGGTGACGACCACCGAAACCTCCATCGACGTGGGCCGAGGCCCGATCGCGGTCACGGCGATCCGCAACCCCGCCGACCTGCCCTGGGCCGATGTCGATATCGTGCTGGAATGCACGGGCATCTTCAAGGGCGACAAGGCCAAGGTGCATCTGGAAAACGGCGCCAGCCGGGTGCTTGTCTCGGCCCCCTCGGACGGGGCGGACAAGACCATCGTCTACGGCGTGAACCATGACACGCTGACCGGCGACGACCTGCATGTGTCCAATGCCTCCTGCACCACGAACTGCCTCGCCCCCGTCGCGCATGTGCTGCACAACGCCATCGGGATCAAGCGCGGCTTCATGACCACGATCCACAGCTACACGGGCGATCAGCCGACGCTGGACACGATGCACAAGGATCTCTACCGCGCCCGCGCCGCGGCCATGTCGATGATCCCCACCTCGACGGGGGCCGCGCGCGCCGTGGGCCTTGTGCTGCCGGAACTCGACGGCAAGCTGGACGGCGTGGCGATCCGCGTGCCCACGCCCAATGTCTCGGTCGTCGACCTGACCTTTGAGGCGGCGCGCGACACCTCGGCCGAAGAGATCAACCGCGCCATCCATGCCGCCGCCGAAGGCCCGCTGAAGGGCATTCTGGGCGTGACGGACATGAAGCTGGTGTCGATGGACTTCAACCACGACCCGCATTCCTCGATCTTCGCCACCGACCAGACCAAGGTGATGGACGGCAACATGTGCCGCATCCTGACCTGGTATGATAATGAATGGGGCTTTTCCAACCGCATGGCGGACACCGCCGTGGAAATGGGAAAATACCTCTGA
- a CDS encoding LCCL domain-containing protein, whose protein sequence is MTGAAHVLYGVLLGGAEGVYSFNSTLAMAAVQAGVLGNGQSGQVRVEILPGPGLFRGTTRYGVTSGDSDQSGIGHLAFRFVEAR, encoded by the coding sequence GTGACCGGGGCCGCCCATGTCCTCTACGGCGTACTGCTTGGCGGGGCGGAGGGCGTCTATTCCTTCAACTCGACGCTGGCGATGGCGGCGGTCCAGGCCGGCGTTCTCGGCAATGGCCAGAGCGGGCAGGTCCGGGTCGAGATCCTGCCCGGTCCGGGGCTGTTCCGGGGCACGACGCGCTACGGGGTCACCTCGGGCGACAGCGATCAGAGCGGGATTGGCCATCTGGCCTTTCGCTTCGTCGAGGCGCGATAA
- the gap gene encoding type I glyceraldehyde-3-phosphate dehydrogenase, with translation MTITLGINGFGRIGRCTLAHITEAARNDVQVVKINATGPIETSAHLLKYDSVHGRFPGEIRVSGDTMDLGRGPMQMFSTYDPQELDWEGCDVVLECTGKFNDRDAAAVHLGRGAKRVLVSAPAKNADKTVVYGVNHRELLDTHHVVSNGSCTTNCLAPLAKVLNDAIGIERGIMTTIHSYTGDQPTLDRRHSDLYRARAAAMAMIPTSTGAAKALKEVLPEMEGRLDGTALRVPTPNVSAVDLTFEAGRDVTVEDVNEIMREAAEGHMRSVLAYDPEPKVSVDFNHTTYSSIFAPDQTKVVGGRTVRVMAWYDNEWGFSARMADVSAAMGRLLH, from the coding sequence ATGACCATCACACTCGGCATCAACGGCTTCGGACGCATCGGCCGCTGCACGCTGGCCCACATCACCGAGGCCGCCCGCAACGATGTGCAAGTGGTCAAGATCAACGCGACCGGCCCGATCGAGACCAGCGCCCACCTGCTGAAATACGACAGCGTGCATGGCCGCTTTCCCGGCGAGATCCGCGTCTCGGGCGACACGATGGATCTGGGCCGCGGCCCGATGCAGATGTTTTCGACCTACGACCCGCAAGAGCTGGACTGGGAAGGCTGCGATGTCGTCCTCGAATGCACGGGCAAGTTCAACGATCGCGACGCCGCCGCCGTCCATCTGGGCCGCGGCGCCAAGCGCGTGCTGGTGTCGGCCCCGGCCAAGAATGCCGACAAGACCGTGGTCTACGGCGTGAACCACCGCGAGTTGCTGGACACGCATCACGTTGTCTCGAACGGATCCTGCACCACCAACTGCCTTGCCCCGCTGGCCAAGGTACTGAATGACGCCATCGGCATCGAGCGCGGCATCATGACGACGATCCACAGCTATACCGGCGATCAGCCCACGCTGGACCGCCGTCACAGCGACCTCTACCGCGCCCGCGCCGCCGCCATGGCGATGATCCCCACCTCGACCGGCGCCGCCAAGGCCCTGAAAGAGGTGCTGCCCGAAATGGAAGGCCGTCTTGATGGCACCGCCCTGCGCGTGCCGACGCCGAATGTCTCGGCCGTGGACCTGACCTTCGAGGCGGGCCGCGACGTCACGGTCGAGGATGTGAACGAGATCATGCGCGAGGCGGCCGAGGGCCACATGCGCAGCGTTCTGGCCTACGACCCGGAGCCCAAGGTCTCGGTCGATTTCAACCACACCACCTACAGCTCGATCTTCGCACCCGACCAGACCAAGGTCGTCGGTGGGCGGACCGTGCGCGTCATGGCCTGGTATGACAACGAATGGGGCTTTTCGGCGCGCATGGCCGATGTCTCGGCCGCGATGGGCCGCCTGCTGCACTGA
- the tkt gene encoding transketolase: MDLAALAQNHPDHWRRAAAIRTLTLDAVAAANSGHSGMPMGMADVATVLFEKHMTFDVTAPDWPNRDRFILSAGHGSMLIYSLLYLMGSEDMTLEQVKNFRQLGSITAGHPEYGHVKGVETTTGPLGQGITNAVGFAMAEEFLRAKWGKKIIDHYTYCIAGDGCLMEGISHEAIGLAGRQELSRLIVFWDNNNITIDGTVDMACRTDQVARFEAAGWDVFECDGHDPVAIDAAITEAKASPRPAMIACKTHIALGSSAQDTSKGHGALTDAQLIADTKKAYGWDNAPFDIPADLKAEWEAIGTRGRATREEWDTRFALMSEGKQKDFTRAFAGDMPKKLSATIKALKKQVSETQPKLATRKASEMALEVINPILPETLGGSADLTGSNNTKTADLGVFTPEDRAGRYIYYGIREHGMAAAMNGMALHGGVRPYGGTFFTFTDYARPAMRLSALMGINVQYVMTHDSIGVGEDGPTHQPVEHLAMMRATPNCLVFRPADAVEAAEAWETALSQKTCPSVHVLSRQNLPTVRTEHKTKNLTAQGGYVLAEAEGKREAILMATGSEVSIALAARDLLQAEGIGTRVVSMPCWELFEEQDEAYRRRVLPGGPVRVAIEAAIRFGWDRWLFGERGKREKSGFIGMHGFGASAPAADLYAHFGITPEATADKVKALLGRG, from the coding sequence ATGGATCTCGCCGCCCTCGCGCAGAACCACCCCGACCATTGGCGCCGCGCCGCAGCCATCCGCACCTTGACGCTGGATGCCGTCGCCGCCGCCAATTCCGGCCATTCCGGCATGCCGATGGGCATGGCCGACGTGGCCACGGTGCTGTTCGAGAAACACATGACGTTCGACGTGACCGCCCCCGACTGGCCCAACCGCGACCGGTTCATCCTGTCGGCGGGCCATGGCTCGATGCTGATCTATTCGCTCCTCTATCTCATGGGGTCCGAGGACATGACGCTGGAGCAGGTCAAGAATTTCCGCCAACTGGGCAGCATCACCGCCGGCCACCCCGAATACGGCCACGTGAAAGGCGTCGAGACGACCACCGGCCCCTTGGGTCAGGGCATCACCAATGCCGTGGGCTTTGCCATGGCCGAGGAATTCCTGCGCGCCAAGTGGGGCAAGAAGATCATCGATCACTACACCTACTGCATCGCCGGCGATGGCTGCCTGATGGAGGGCATCAGCCACGAGGCCATCGGCCTGGCCGGGCGGCAGGAACTGTCGCGCCTGATCGTGTTCTGGGACAACAACAACATCACCATCGACGGCACGGTCGACATGGCCTGCCGCACCGACCAGGTGGCCCGCTTCGAGGCCGCCGGCTGGGACGTGTTCGAATGCGACGGCCATGACCCCGTCGCCATCGACGCCGCCATCACCGAGGCCAAGGCCAGCCCGCGGCCCGCGATGATCGCCTGCAAGACGCATATCGCGCTCGGCTCCTCGGCGCAGGACACGTCGAAAGGGCATGGCGCGCTGACCGATGCGCAGCTGATCGCCGACACCAAGAAAGCCTATGGCTGGGACAATGCGCCCTTCGATATTCCCGCCGACCTCAAGGCCGAGTGGGAGGCCATCGGCACCCGCGGCCGCGCCACCCGCGAGGAATGGGACACCCGCTTTGCCCTGATGTCCGAAGGAAAGCAAAAGGACTTCACCCGCGCCTTCGCCGGTGACATGCCCAAGAAACTGTCGGCCACCATCAAGGCGCTGAAAAAGCAGGTGTCCGAAACGCAGCCCAAGCTAGCCACCCGCAAGGCCAGCGAAATGGCGCTCGAGGTGATCAACCCGATCCTGCCCGAAACCCTGGGCGGGTCGGCCGACCTGACCGGCTCGAACAACACCAAGACCGCCGATCTGGGCGTCTTCACCCCCGAGGATCGCGCCGGGCGCTATATCTACTATGGCATCCGCGAGCACGGCATGGCGGCGGCGATGAACGGCATGGCGCTGCACGGCGGCGTGCGCCCCTATGGCGGCACGTTCTTCACCTTCACCGATTACGCGCGCCCGGCGATGCGCCTGTCGGCGCTGATGGGGATCAATGTGCAATACGTGATGACCCACGATTCCATCGGCGTGGGCGAGGATGGCCCGACGCACCAGCCGGTCGAGCACCTGGCGATGATGCGCGCCACGCCCAACTGCCTGGTCTTCCGCCCCGCCGACGCGGTCGAGGCCGCCGAGGCTTGGGAAACGGCCCTGTCGCAGAAAACCTGCCCCTCGGTGCATGTCCTGTCGCGGCAGAACCTGCCCACGGTGCGCACCGAGCACAAGACCAAGAACCTGACCGCGCAGGGCGGCTATGTTCTGGCCGAGGCGGAAGGCAAGCGCGAGGCGATCCTGATGGCCACCGGGTCCGAGGTGTCGATCGCGCTGGCCGCGCGCGACCTGTTACAGGCCGAGGGGATCGGCACGCGCGTCGTCTCGATGCCCTGCTGGGAGCTGTTCGAGGAACAGGACGAGGCGTATCGCCGCCGTGTCCTGCCCGGCGGCCCGGTGCGCGTCGCCATCGAGGCGGCGATCCGCTTTGGCTGGGACCGCTGGCTGTTCGGCGAACGCGGCAAGCGCGAGAAATCGGGCTTCATCGGGATGCACGGCTTTGGCGCCTCGGCCCCGGCGGCGGACCTTTACGCGCATTTCGGCATCACGCCCGAGGCGACGGCGGACAAGGTCAAGGCCCTGCTCGGCCGCGGCTGA
- a CDS encoding coiled-coil domain-containing protein, which translates to MGDSAEFEKLSALEGRLAAALDRVAEGVGRLRADAAGRDGATDALQARAEAAEADRAEAEAQAAEMTERVAALEARLSEAQEALNTAEAARDAPPDDRSDEDLAKAMAEAETARTEAERLSADLAALTQERDDLAARLDQAERAVTEADAARKDAAESLAAELSAATDATQTARAEAERLSGELAEATAAREALQAQIAALQDDAAPASAPPAETAAPDLAATIAKQEKVIETLQRRAKRLKNQRNAAWEDRDAAQDAADEAMQAGGGDPDGRIMSMRGEMRALQALCEQVSDEVGEVLASEEVDAEGINQALLGQIEMLKAARAADAAELARILADIEAGAPAPAPQTEES; encoded by the coding sequence ATGGGTGACAGTGCCGAATTCGAGAAACTGAGTGCGCTCGAGGGGCGGCTTGCCGCCGCGCTCGATCGGGTAGCCGAGGGTGTGGGACGCCTGCGCGCCGACGCAGCCGGGCGCGACGGGGCAACGGACGCCTTGCAGGCCCGCGCCGAGGCCGCCGAGGCGGACCGGGCCGAGGCCGAGGCGCAGGCCGCCGAGATGACGGAACGGGTCGCCGCGCTGGAGGCGCGGCTGAGCGAGGCGCAGGAGGCGCTGAACACCGCCGAGGCGGCGCGCGACGCGCCGCCGGACGACCGCAGCGACGAGGATCTGGCCAAGGCGATGGCCGAGGCCGAAACCGCCCGGACCGAGGCCGAACGCCTGAGCGCCGACCTTGCCGCGCTGACACAGGAGCGCGACGATCTGGCCGCCCGGCTCGACCAGGCGGAGCGGGCCGTGACCGAGGCCGACGCCGCGCGCAAGGACGCCGCCGAGAGCCTGGCCGCGGAACTCTCCGCCGCGACCGACGCCACACAGACCGCCCGCGCCGAGGCCGAACGTCTGTCAGGCGAACTGGCCGAGGCCACGGCCGCGCGCGAGGCCTTGCAGGCGCAGATCGCGGCGCTGCAGGACGATGCGGCACCCGCCTCCGCCCCCCCGGCCGAGACAGCGGCGCCGGATCTGGCCGCGACCATCGCCAAACAGGAAAAGGTGATCGAAACGCTTCAGCGTCGGGCCAAGCGGCTCAAGAACCAGCGCAATGCCGCCTGGGAAGACCGCGATGCCGCCCAGGATGCGGCGGATGAGGCGATGCAGGCCGGCGGCGGCGATCCCGATGGCCGGATCATGTCGATGCGCGGTGAGATGCGCGCATTGCAGGCCCTTTGCGAACAGGTCTCGGACGAGGTCGGCGAGGTGCTTGCGTCCGAGGAGGTGGACGCCGAGGGGATCAATCAGGCCCTTCTGGGACAGATCGAGATGTTGAAGGCGGCGCGTGCGGCCGATGCCGCCGAACTTGCCCGCATTCTGGCCGATATCGAGGCCGGCGCGCCCGCGCCCGCCCCCCAGACCGAGGAGTCCTGA
- a CDS encoding cell division protein ZapA produces the protein MPEVEIEIGGRSFSVACQEGEEPYLRAAANLLDTEAAVILGQIGRMPSDRMLLMAGLMLADKTAALEDELKETQAKVAAQEKALRSAEERLADRARRIAELQEAGPRTELPDQVTDGLAELAARAEALADEMAKKPE, from the coding sequence ATGCCAGAGGTCGAGATCGAGATCGGAGGACGCAGTTTTTCGGTGGCCTGCCAGGAAGGCGAAGAGCCGTATCTGCGCGCCGCCGCCAATCTGCTGGACACCGAGGCCGCCGTGATCCTGGGACAGATCGGGCGCATGCCGTCGGACCGGATGCTGCTGATGGCGGGCTTGATGCTGGCCGACAAGACGGCCGCGCTGGAGGACGAGTTGAAAGAGACGCAGGCCAAGGTGGCGGCACAGGAAAAGGCCCTGCGCTCGGCCGAGGAACGCCTGGCCGACCGCGCGCGCCGCATCGCCGAATTGCAGGAGGCCGGGCCGCGCACCGAACTGCCCGATCAGGTCACCGACGGATTGGCCGAACTGGCCGCCCGCGCCGAGGCGCTGGCCGACGAGATGGCGAAAAAGCCCGAGTAG
- a CDS encoding SDR family NAD(P)-dependent oxidoreductase gives MSKILDGRIALVTGASRGIGAASAEWLAEHGAHVVAVARTVGGLEDLDDRIKAKGGEATLAPMDLTDDDAIAHLCRSIYDRWGKADIWVHAAIHASPLSPAPHIQKKDLEADIAVNIRALSRLIAMVEPLIAPAEAAQAIFFDDDWEAKFGGAYGMSKAAQRALIECWQKETVKIGPQVHLLRPAPMPTATRGRFYPGENRDKLAPPGAEAARLLAPLFT, from the coding sequence ATGAGCAAGATACTTGATGGCAGGATTGCCCTTGTCACCGGGGCCTCGCGCGGGATCGGCGCGGCCTCGGCAGAGTGGCTCGCCGAACACGGCGCGCATGTTGTGGCAGTGGCCCGCACCGTCGGCGGGCTCGAGGACCTGGACGACCGGATCAAGGCCAAGGGGGGCGAGGCCACGCTGGCCCCCATGGACCTGACCGATGACGATGCCATCGCGCATCTGTGCCGGTCGATCTATGACCGCTGGGGCAAGGCCGATATCTGGGTCCATGCCGCGATCCATGCCAGCCCCCTCAGCCCGGCGCCGCATATCCAGAAGAAGGACCTCGAGGCCGATATCGCCGTCAACATCCGCGCCCTGTCGCGGCTGATCGCCATGGTCGAGCCGCTGATCGCGCCCGCCGAGGCGGCGCAGGCCATCTTCTTCGACGATGACTGGGAGGCGAAATTCGGCGGGGCCTATGGCATGTCCAAGGCCGCGCAGCGCGCGCTGATCGAATGCTGGCAAAAGGAAACCGTCAAGATCGGCCCGCAGGTCCACCTGCTGCGCCCAGCGCCGATGCCCACGGCGACGCGCGGACGCTTCTACCCCGGCGAAAACCGTGACAAGCTGGCCCCTCCCGGCGCCGAGGCCGCGCGCCTGCTGGCCCCGCTTTTCACCTGA
- a CDS encoding biotin transporter BioY produces MGRDTTLLHATMGDMGLARKIAAVVLGTLFIALAAQISVPFFPVPMTLQTLAILTVGFTFGSRLGAVTLMAYLAEGAAGLPVFAGGLNGVAFAGPTAGFLVGFVGLAWGAGYAAERGWARGVISTTLVALVLSALLYIPGTAWPLGLAALAGIDAGWAGLSAAGVWGAFVAPFLLGDAVKALIVALVVAGGWKALKRA; encoded by the coding sequence ATGGGCCGCGACACCACACTTCTTCACGCCACGATGGGCGATATGGGCCTGGCCCGCAAGATCGCCGCGGTCGTGCTGGGCACGCTGTTCATCGCGCTGGCCGCACAAATCAGCGTGCCGTTCTTCCCGGTGCCGATGACCCTGCAGACGCTCGCGATCCTGACGGTGGGCTTCACCTTCGGCTCGCGCCTGGGCGCGGTGACGCTGATGGCCTACCTGGCCGAGGGCGCGGCGGGCCTGCCGGTTTTCGCGGGCGGGCTGAACGGCGTGGCCTTTGCCGGCCCGACCGCCGGCTTCCTTGTGGGGTTTGTGGGTCTGGCCTGGGGTGCGGGTTACGCGGCCGAGCGGGGCTGGGCGCGTGGCGTGATCTCGACCACGCTGGTGGCGCTGGTGCTGTCGGCGCTGCTCTACATTCCCGGCACCGCATGGCCGCTGGGTCTGGCCGCGCTGGCCGGGATCGACGCGGGCTGGGCCGGCCTGTCGGCGGCGGGCGTCTGGGGCGCCTTTGTCGCGCCCTTCCTGCTGGGCGATGCGGTCAAGGCGCTGATCGTGGCGCTGGTCGTCGCCGGCGGCTGGAAGGCGCTGAAGCGCGCCTGA
- the purF gene encoding amidophosphoribosyltransferase, protein MPLPQFPRHPFDTVGDDKLREECGVFGVTGVADAANFIALGLHALQHRGQEAGGIVTHDPEHGFSSARRFGLVRDNFTSQKIMETLPGAIGIGHVRYSTAGSKGATQIRDVQPFFGEFAMGGAAIAHNGNIVNADELRRELIERGSIFQSSSDSECIIHLMARSLQRNIPERMKDALRRVEGAFSVVAMTRTKLIGVRDPLGVRPLVLGRIGEGWALSSETCALDIIGAEFVREVEPGEMVVISPEHGVESFKPFEARRPRFCIFEHVYFSRPDSILGGRSVYETRRQIGVELAREAPVEADLVCPVPDSGTPAAIGYSQESGIPYAMGIIRNQYMGRTFIEPSEQIRNMGVRLKLNVNRALIRGKRVILVDDSVVRGTTSRKIKEMILDAGAAEVHFRIASPPTAWPCFYGVDTPEREKLLAATMTEDEMRRHLGVASLKFISLDGLYRAVGVAEGRDPKAPRYCDACFSGNYPVQPTDMMAKGFELAEPAE, encoded by the coding sequence ATGCCCCTGCCCCAGTTTCCCCGCCACCCTTTCGACACGGTCGGCGACGACAAGCTGCGCGAGGAATGCGGCGTTTTCGGCGTGACCGGCGTGGCCGATGCCGCGAATTTCATCGCCCTTGGCCTGCACGCTCTGCAACATCGCGGGCAAGAGGCCGGGGGTATCGTGACCCACGACCCCGAGCACGGGTTTTCCTCGGCCCGCCGCTTTGGCCTGGTGCGGGACAATTTCACCTCGCAGAAGATCATGGAAACCCTGCCCGGCGCCATCGGCATCGGCCATGTGCGCTATTCCACCGCCGGGTCCAAGGGCGCCACGCAGATCCGCGACGTGCAGCCCTTTTTCGGCGAGTTCGCCATGGGCGGCGCGGCGATTGCGCATAACGGCAACATCGTGAATGCCGACGAACTGCGCCGCGAATTGATCGAGCGCGGCTCGATCTTCCAGTCCTCATCGGACAGCGAATGCATCATTCACCTGATGGCGCGGTCCTTGCAGCGCAACATCCCCGAGCGGATGAAAGACGCCCTGCGCCGCGTCGAGGGCGCGTTTTCCGTCGTCGCCATGACCCGCACCAAGCTGATCGGCGTGCGCGACCCGCTGGGGGTGCGCCCGCTTGTCCTTGGCCGTATCGGCGAGGGGTGGGCGCTCAGCTCGGAAACCTGCGCGCTCGATATCATCGGTGCCGAGTTCGTGCGCGAGGTCGAACCCGGCGAGATGGTCGTGATCAGCCCCGAGCACGGCGTCGAAAGCTTCAAGCCGTTCGAGGCCAGGCGCCCGCGCTTCTGCATCTTCGAACATGTCTATTTCTCGCGCCCCGACAGCATTCTCGGCGGCCGCTCGGTCTATGAAACCCGTCGGCAGATCGGTGTGGAACTGGCGCGCGAGGCCCCGGTCGAGGCCGATCTGGTCTGCCCGGTGCCCGACAGCGGCACGCCGGCGGCCATCGGCTACAGCCAGGAAAGCGGCATCCCCTACGCCATGGGGATCATCCGCAACCAGTATATGGGCCGCACCTTTATCGAGCCGTCCGAGCAGATCCGCAACATGGGCGTGCGGCTCAAGCTGAACGTGAACCGCGCCCTGATCCGGGGCAAGCGGGTGATCCTGGTCGATGACAGCGTGGTGCGCGGCACCACCAGCCGCAAGATCAAGGAGATGATCCTCGATGCCGGCGCGGCCGAGGTGCATTTCCGCATCGCCTCGCCGCCCACGGCCTGGCCCTGTTTCTACGGCGTCGACACGCCCGAGCGTGAGAAACTGCTGGCCGCGACCATGACCGAGGATGAAATGCGTCGCCATCTCGGCGTGGCCTCGCTCAAGTTCATTTCGCTCGACGGGCTGTACCGCGCCGTCGGCGTGGCCGAAGGGCGCGACCCCAAGGCCCCACGCTATTGCGACGCCTGTTTCTCGGGCAATTACCCGGTGCAGCCCACCGACATGATGGCCAAAGGTTTCGAACTGGCCGAACCGGCCGAGTAA